A stretch of DNA from uncultured Pseudodesulfovibrio sp.:
TGCTGTGGTTATCCTGTTCGGAATCTCCACGAGCGGTCGTATGTGCTCTCTTCCGCCCGGAACCTGGCGCTTGCCGAAAGCCGCAATCTAAGCATTTTGACACCCTGCAAGTGCTGTTACGGAAGTTTGAAAAAAGCGCAATACCTGCTCGAAAACCACCCCGGCCTGCGGGACGAAATCAACGGGATCCTTGCCGAGGAAAATCTCAGGTATGAAGGCCGAATCGAGGTGAAGCATCTGCTTTCCGTCCTTTTCCATGATGTGGACTGCCTGAAATCAAAGAGAAGATAACCCATCCGTACAAAGGACTCAAAATAGCCACGCATTACGGATGCCACGCCCTGCGCCCCAGCAAGGTCGTTCAGTTCGACGATCCATTGGCGCCGACCTTGTTCGATCGTCTCGTGGAAGTCACCGGAGCGGAAAGCATCGACTGGCCGCTGAAACTCCAGTGCTGCGGGAACCCTCTGTGGGGGAAAAATGACGCTTTGTCCCTGGACCTCAGCGTGAAAAAGCTCGAGGACGCCGAGAAATCGGAGGCTCATGCACTCTGCGTGGCTTGCACGTACTGTCAGATCCAGTTTGACACCGTCCAGAAAGAGCATATCGCAGGCAAGAAGTCCAAAGTGTCCATGCCCTCCGTGCTGTATCCGCAGCTTCTGGGACTGGCCATGGGCATGGATTCCGGGGTTTTGGAGATGGACATGAATGGGATCAAACCGGACAACGTGCTGAATTTCGTTTCGCAGCCCGACTGAGTCAATCTATACGCATTCTCGATGTCTCCATTCCGAGTCGAGATTAGAAAGGACAGAGAGATGTCTGGAGAGAAGATCGGTTCCGTGATGGTGGTTGGCGGTGGAATTGCCGGGATGCAGGCCGCTCTGG
This window harbors:
- a CDS encoding heterodisulfide reductase-related iron-sulfur binding cluster encodes the protein MNFALFLGCKIPYYVPQYETSMRMVLKALEVGLEDIEFNCCGYPVRNLHERSYVLSSARNLALAESRNLSILTPCKCCYGSLKKAQYLLENHPGLRDEINGILAEENLRYEGRIEVKHLLSVLFHDVDCLKSKRR
- a CDS encoding heterodisulfide reductase-related iron-sulfur binding cluster — encoded protein: MATHYGCHALRPSKVVQFDDPLAPTLFDRLVEVTGAESIDWPLKLQCCGNPLWGKNDALSLDLSVKKLEDAEKSEAHALCVACTYCQIQFDTVQKEHIAGKKSKVSMPSVLYPQLLGLAMGMDSGVLEMDMNGIKPDNVLNFVSQPD